The proteins below come from a single Dermatophilaceae bacterium Soc4.6 genomic window:
- a CDS encoding amidohydrolase family protein, which yields MYSKDGESYYIVDAHIALWDARPENQLNIHGKQFIDCFYDYHRNLSPESEVWSYEDYLYQGGERLKKDLFEDGYVDHAIFQPAHLGEFYKTGFGQTDEAYQLAKANPTKLTYNHHFDPRNGEAGLDQLRADHEAMGFKGVKLYTAEWHGDSRGWKLTDPWSYRYFEVCRELGITNIHVHKGPTIRPLDRDAFDVADIDGAASDFTDLNFIVEHVGLPRLEDFCWIATQEPNVYGGLAVAMPFMHTRPKYFGQILGELLYWIGEDRIFFSSDYAIWTPKWLVEQFVDFQIPAELTEYAPITTNQKKKILGLNAAKMYGLEVPAELQLPDANETETGPREAQADAQLVNA from the coding sequence ATGTACAGCAAGGACGGCGAGAGCTACTACATCGTGGACGCGCACATCGCGCTCTGGGATGCCCGGCCGGAGAACCAGCTCAACATCCACGGCAAGCAGTTCATCGACTGCTTCTACGACTACCACCGCAACCTCAGCCCCGAGTCCGAGGTCTGGTCCTACGAGGACTACCTCTACCAGGGTGGGGAGCGGCTGAAGAAGGACCTCTTCGAGGACGGCTACGTCGACCACGCGATCTTCCAGCCGGCCCACCTCGGCGAGTTCTACAAGACCGGCTTCGGCCAGACCGACGAGGCCTACCAGCTGGCCAAGGCCAACCCCACCAAGCTGACCTACAACCACCACTTCGACCCGCGAAACGGCGAGGCCGGCCTCGACCAGCTGCGGGCCGACCACGAGGCGATGGGGTTCAAGGGGGTCAAGCTCTACACCGCGGAGTGGCACGGCGACTCACGCGGGTGGAAGCTCACCGACCCGTGGTCCTACCGCTACTTCGAGGTCTGCCGCGAGCTCGGCATCACCAACATCCACGTCCACAAGGGCCCGACGATCCGCCCGCTCGACCGCGACGCCTTCGACGTCGCCGACATCGACGGGGCGGCCAGCGACTTCACCGACCTCAACTTCATCGTCGAGCACGTCGGCCTGCCGCGCCTGGAGGACTTCTGCTGGATCGCCACGCAGGAGCCCAACGTCTACGGCGGGCTCGCGGTCGCGATGCCCTTCATGCACACCCGCCCGAAGTACTTCGGCCAGATCCTCGGCGAGCTCCTCTACTGGATCGGGGAGGACCGCATCTTCTTCTCCAGCGACTACGCCATCTGGACGCCCAAGTGGCTGGTCGAGCAGTTCGTCGACTTCCAGATCCCCGCCGAGCTGACGGAGTACGCCCCCATCACGACCAACCAGAAGAAGAAGATCCTCGGGCTCAACGCGGCCAAGATGTACGGCCTCGAGGTGCCGGCCGAGCTGCAGCTGCCCGACGCCAACGAGACAGAGACCGGCCCGCGCGAGGCGCAGGCCGACGCCCAGCTTGTGAACGCCTGA
- a CDS encoding iron-sulfur cluster assembly protein, with protein MTVLTRERVDHGQVGEDDVRRALDVVIDPELDEPITDLGFVRSIEVSEAEVRVHLRLPTSFCSPNFAYLMASDAKDAITGMEGVGHVVVELDDHHDSDLINTGLAADAGYKGTFRHEAEHDLEELRATFQRKAHTAAMERCLTGLLRSDPTLAEASVGQVRLGELPAARHTDALLRRRAALGLTDDPEALVMVDHEGHGYAPDAVPMALRRARSTRISIDGNAHFCRGLLATRYPGADGDQVARPDGAEPATHHQLLSLTVKETRA; from the coding sequence ATGACCGTCCTCACCAGGGAACGGGTTGACCACGGGCAGGTGGGGGAGGACGACGTCCGGCGGGCGCTGGACGTCGTCATCGACCCCGAGCTCGACGAGCCCATCACCGACCTCGGCTTCGTGCGGTCGATCGAGGTGTCGGAGGCGGAGGTGCGCGTGCACCTGCGGCTGCCGACGTCGTTCTGCTCGCCCAACTTCGCCTATCTCATGGCCTCGGACGCCAAGGACGCGATCACCGGTATGGAGGGGGTGGGGCACGTGGTCGTCGAGCTCGACGACCACCACGACTCCGACCTCATCAACACTGGGCTCGCGGCCGACGCGGGCTACAAGGGCACGTTCCGGCACGAGGCCGAGCACGACCTCGAGGAGCTGCGGGCGACCTTCCAGCGCAAGGCCCACACAGCCGCGATGGAGCGGTGCCTTACGGGGCTGCTCCGCTCCGACCCCACGCTGGCTGAGGCCAGCGTGGGGCAGGTGCGGCTTGGTGAGCTGCCAGCGGCGCGGCATACGGACGCCTTGCTCCGGCGGCGGGCGGCCCTCGGGCTGACCGACGACCCCGAGGCGCTCGTCATGGTCGACCACGAGGGGCACGGCTACGCCCCCGACGCGGTGCCCATGGCGCTGCGGCGGGCGCGTTCGACGCGCATCTCGATCGACGGCAACGCGCACTTCTGTCGGGGGCTGCTCGCCACCCGCTACCCCGGGGCGGACGGCGACCAGGTCGCTCGGCCCGACGGTGCGGAGCCTGCCACCCACCACCAGCTACTTTCGTTGACAGTGAAGGAGACCCGCGCATGA
- a CDS encoding NAD(P)-dependent alcohol dehydrogenase produces MSTMRAVQVVGYHQDLKMAEVPIPQASSPWDVVVRIGGAGVCRTDLHILEGQWAEKSQVTLPYTIGHENAGWVHAIGSAVTNVAEGDKVILHPLITCGLCRACRSGDDVHCENNQFPGISHNGGYAEYLLTSARSVVKIDDSLEPADVAALADAGLTAYHAAAKAAKRLTPRDTCVVIGAGGLGHIGIQVLKALSPARLVVIDRNPDALELAKSIGADVGVLGDGSQVEAVLDLTHGFGAEVVVDFVGENGSTSEGIAMTRQGGDYHVVGYGENVDVPTIDLVSSEKNVIGNLVGSYNDLQDLMALAASGAVTLHTQKYALDDFQSAISDLDAGKVRGRAILVP; encoded by the coding sequence ATGAGCACCATGCGAGCCGTCCAGGTGGTCGGCTACCACCAGGACCTCAAGATGGCCGAGGTCCCGATCCCGCAGGCGTCCAGCCCGTGGGACGTCGTCGTGAGGATCGGTGGGGCCGGCGTGTGCCGCACCGACCTGCACATCCTCGAGGGGCAGTGGGCCGAGAAGTCGCAGGTCACGCTGCCCTACACGATCGGCCACGAGAACGCCGGGTGGGTGCACGCCATCGGCTCGGCCGTCACCAACGTCGCCGAGGGCGACAAGGTCATCCTCCACCCGCTCATCACCTGCGGCCTGTGCCGCGCGTGCCGCTCGGGCGACGACGTGCACTGCGAGAACAACCAGTTCCCGGGGATCAGCCACAACGGCGGGTATGCCGAGTACCTCCTCACGTCGGCACGCTCGGTCGTCAAGATCGATGACTCGCTCGAGCCGGCCGACGTGGCGGCTCTCGCCGACGCCGGGCTGACCGCGTATCACGCGGCCGCGAAGGCGGCCAAGCGGCTGACCCCGCGGGACACCTGCGTCGTCATCGGCGCAGGAGGGTTGGGGCACATCGGGATCCAGGTGCTCAAGGCGCTGTCACCGGCCCGGCTCGTCGTCATCGACCGCAACCCGGATGCGCTCGAGCTCGCGAAGTCGATCGGCGCCGACGTCGGCGTGCTCGGCGACGGGTCGCAGGTGGAGGCGGTGCTCGACCTCACCCACGGCTTCGGCGCCGAGGTGGTCGTCGACTTCGTCGGGGAGAACGGCTCCACGTCGGAGGGCATCGCGATGACGCGGCAGGGAGGCGACTACCACGTCGTCGGCTACGGGGAGAACGTCGACGTGCCGACCATCGACCTCGTGTCCTCGGAGAAGAACGTCATCGGCAACCTCGTCGGGTCCTACAACGACCTGCAGGACCTCATGGCCCTCGCCGCATCCGGGGCGGTCACCCTGCACACCCAGAAGTACGCTCTCGACGACTTCCAGTCGGCGATCTCCGACCTCGACGCCGGCAAGGTGCGGGGTCGCGCCATCCTCGTGCCCTGA
- a CDS encoding DUF1097 domain-containing protein, translating into MKNYLGIGISIGVLAGIWTALSTNIIMTSMPLITWVGFAAWATYFAAGAGITGLTKSVASNVSGAVYGWLVVAFVGAVAFKGNLAIAVAVIALLMCLQASISVLSFIPGAFIGAASYFGTTFSFWPTVVALVIGGLFGHASGLLGGAIQARLSPPVPTSSVGPSATVA; encoded by the coding sequence GTGAAGAACTACCTGGGGATCGGGATCTCGATCGGCGTCCTCGCCGGCATCTGGACCGCTCTCAGCACGAACATCATCATGACCAGCATGCCGCTCATCACCTGGGTCGGCTTCGCCGCTTGGGCGACCTACTTCGCTGCCGGGGCTGGGATCACCGGGCTGACCAAGTCGGTGGCGTCGAACGTCTCGGGAGCCGTCTACGGGTGGCTCGTCGTCGCCTTCGTCGGCGCGGTGGCCTTCAAGGGCAATCTCGCCATCGCGGTGGCCGTCATCGCCCTGCTGATGTGCCTGCAGGCCAGCATCTCGGTGCTGAGCTTCATCCCCGGCGCGTTCATCGGGGCGGCGTCCTACTTCGGGACGACGTTCTCCTTCTGGCCCACCGTCGTCGCGCTCGTCATCGGGGGGCTCTTCGGCCATGCCTCGGGGCTCCTCGGCGGCGCCATCCAGGCCCGGCTGTCACCGCCGGTGCCCACCAGCTCTGTCGGGCCGTCGGCCACGGTGGCCTGA
- a CDS encoding antibiotic biosynthesis monooxygenase has product MIFITAKFPVKPEHADDWPQISQWFTDACNAEEGCLFFQWSRSVADPNEYVLLEAFRDDDAAAAHVGSAAFKRAGEELPGYLSRTPDIVNVKVDGWSELGELAVR; this is encoded by the coding sequence TTGATCTTCATCACCGCCAAGTTCCCCGTGAAGCCCGAGCACGCCGACGACTGGCCGCAGATCTCGCAGTGGTTCACCGACGCGTGCAACGCCGAGGAGGGCTGCCTGTTCTTCCAGTGGTCCCGCTCGGTCGCCGACCCCAACGAGTACGTGCTGCTCGAGGCCTTCCGCGACGACGATGCCGCGGCGGCGCACGTGGGATCGGCCGCGTTCAAGCGGGCGGGGGAGGAGCTGCCGGGCTACCTGTCGCGGACGCCGGACATCGTCAACGTCAAGGTCGACGGGTGGTCTGAGCTGGGGGAGCTGGCGGTCAGGTAG
- a CDS encoding GAF domain-containing protein encodes MTPPDDPLLPLRARSPYGVPTAVSRRLLASWQRSEDYGVDLDEVDPIWAGTSAADSLFFECGDEVLSGLHQTLANEPIALMLTDADGLVLNRLSGDTSLLRALDRVHLAPGFAYSERAAGTNGLGLALADRAPTLVRADEHYSASLCTYTCAAVPVLDPHSGRLEGCVNITTWARSSTDLLLALAQSAAGTTSALMLARSHGHVARPQPRGGVFRAQTARLEPGSGTLGAMSTAWTDALHLAVLALEAGRVVAAVGEPGCGRATLLAQAMRRTRPHDRILSAATPAPDDVEAWLSLWTPELGKERTGVIVEGVDSLTAWGARTLHDRAVAARLSMPRTSSGTVPALPWAVTTERLDAVPEPLRALVDAVIEVPPLRERPSDVMPLARYAAHHTRSREVAFTAAAERALTSHGWPGNVDELMGVVHDAALRTEVVDVRHLPADIVGHHRTRLTRMEQVERNEIQRHLSRPAVSVTAVAAELGISRATLYRKIAHYGLQRPR; translated from the coding sequence ATGACGCCACCCGATGACCCGCTGCTGCCCCTGCGGGCGAGATCGCCGTACGGTGTGCCGACGGCCGTCTCCCGGCGCCTGCTCGCGTCGTGGCAGCGCAGTGAGGACTACGGGGTGGACCTCGACGAGGTCGACCCGATCTGGGCGGGCACTTCGGCGGCTGACTCGCTCTTCTTCGAGTGCGGTGATGAGGTGCTCAGCGGGCTGCACCAGACGCTGGCCAACGAGCCGATCGCCCTGATGCTCACCGACGCCGACGGGCTGGTGCTCAACCGGCTCAGCGGTGACACCTCACTGCTGCGGGCGCTCGACCGCGTTCACCTCGCCCCGGGGTTCGCCTACTCCGAGCGGGCTGCCGGCACCAACGGGCTCGGGCTTGCGCTGGCCGACCGGGCGCCGACGCTGGTGCGCGCCGACGAGCACTACTCGGCGAGCTTGTGCACCTACACGTGCGCCGCCGTCCCGGTGCTCGACCCCCATTCCGGCCGGCTCGAGGGCTGCGTCAACATCACCACCTGGGCGCGCTCGTCGACCGATCTGCTCCTGGCGCTCGCCCAGTCGGCCGCCGGCACCACCTCGGCCCTGATGCTGGCCCGCTCGCACGGCCACGTCGCCCGCCCCCAGCCGCGTGGTGGGGTCTTCCGCGCGCAGACGGCGCGGCTAGAGCCCGGCTCGGGCACGCTCGGGGCGATGTCGACCGCCTGGACCGACGCGCTGCACCTCGCCGTGCTCGCCCTCGAGGCGGGCCGGGTCGTCGCCGCGGTCGGCGAGCCGGGGTGCGGCCGGGCGACGTTGCTGGCGCAGGCGATGCGGCGCACCCGTCCGCACGACCGCATCCTCAGCGCGGCCACCCCCGCGCCCGACGACGTAGAGGCCTGGCTGTCGCTGTGGACCCCTGAGCTCGGCAAGGAGCGCACCGGCGTCATCGTCGAGGGCGTCGACAGCCTCACCGCGTGGGGGGCGCGCACTCTGCATGACCGGGCGGTGGCCGCTCGCCTATCGATGCCGAGGACCTCGTCCGGGACGGTACCGGCCCTGCCGTGGGCGGTGACCACCGAGCGGCTGGATGCCGTGCCCGAACCGCTGCGGGCGTTGGTCGACGCGGTCATCGAGGTGCCGCCACTGCGCGAGCGGCCTTCTGACGTCATGCCGCTCGCGCGCTACGCCGCCCACCACACCCGCTCTCGAGAGGTCGCGTTCACCGCGGCCGCAGAGCGGGCCCTGACCAGCCACGGCTGGCCCGGCAACGTCGACGAGCTCATGGGTGTGGTGCACGATGCGGCCCTGCGGACCGAGGTCGTCGACGTCCGCCACCTGCCGGCTGACATCGTTGGTCACCACCGCACCCGACTCACCCGAATGGAGCAGGTCGAGCGCAACGAGATCCAGCGTCACTTGTCCCGCCCCGCGGTCTCCGTCACGGCCGTCGCCGCGGAGCTGGGCATCAGCCGGGCCACGCTCTACCGCAAGATCGCGCACTACGGTCTCCAGCGCCCCCGGTAG
- a CDS encoding DUF2075 domain-containing protein: MTLFRTTAGAFSPVEQGLVARLVTEMRVKAGRTPSPGERLSWERSLPALAADLLTAGLGDVEMLIEYQLPLTSKRADVVLSGQHPTTGGASYLVVELKQWSDAELFEGDDSLVTIKAYGARPVTHPVLQVRGYCDYLRDFTAALAEEPAALAGVAYLHNATDSGVSELLRMAPDQHGRLFTGQRRGDFVEFLRSRFASGVDGTPYGDALLGSRITPSRQLLQVAAEEVQRREVFVLLGEQMDAFHHVLHAVDRARREDSKSAVVITGGPGSGKSVIALSLLGELSREGRSVLHATGSRSFTQTLRKVAGARAPRVQRMFQYFNSFITAEPNDLDVLILDEAHRIRETSVNRWTKAEQRTGRPQIDELFAAARVPVFLLDEHQVVRPGELGTVDDIEKHAAQLGIMVERISLDEQFRCGGSQAYVAWVQRLLGLEPGGPIPWSGDDHFAVEVVDSPAELEHGLATTHQQGYGARMAAGYCWPWSDPGRDGTLVPDVSIGGWSRPWNLKGDRSVGGAPAAALWATDPAGFGQVGCVYTAQGFEYDYAGVIIGPDLVWREGRWVSVRSANRDPDFRNRSTVSDADFDRLVRNVYKVLLTRGMQGVSIHSTDGPTNDFLRHLTA; the protein is encoded by the coding sequence GTGACACTCTTCCGCACCACCGCCGGTGCCTTCTCACCCGTCGAGCAAGGCCTCGTCGCACGACTGGTGACCGAGATGCGAGTCAAGGCAGGACGCACCCCCAGCCCCGGTGAGCGGTTGTCGTGGGAGCGAAGCCTGCCCGCCCTCGCGGCCGACCTGCTGACCGCGGGCCTGGGTGACGTCGAGATGCTCATCGAGTACCAGCTGCCACTCACCAGCAAGCGCGCCGATGTCGTGCTCTCCGGGCAGCACCCGACGACGGGCGGCGCGTCATACCTCGTCGTCGAGCTCAAGCAGTGGAGCGACGCCGAGCTCTTCGAGGGCGACGACTCCCTCGTCACCATCAAGGCGTATGGAGCCCGCCCGGTCACCCACCCCGTGCTGCAGGTCCGGGGCTACTGCGACTACCTGCGTGACTTCACCGCCGCTCTCGCCGAGGAGCCCGCGGCCCTCGCCGGAGTCGCCTACCTGCACAACGCCACCGACTCCGGGGTCTCCGAGCTGCTGCGGATGGCACCGGACCAGCACGGGCGCCTCTTCACCGGGCAGCGCCGCGGAGACTTCGTCGAGTTCCTCCGCTCGCGCTTCGCGAGCGGGGTCGACGGCACGCCGTACGGCGACGCGTTGCTCGGCAGTCGCATCACCCCGTCCCGGCAGCTGCTGCAGGTCGCGGCCGAGGAGGTGCAGCGGCGGGAGGTGTTCGTGTTGCTGGGGGAGCAGATGGACGCCTTCCACCACGTGCTGCACGCGGTCGACCGGGCACGACGCGAGGACTCGAAGTCGGCCGTCGTCATCACCGGTGGGCCGGGCAGCGGCAAGAGCGTCATCGCGCTGTCGCTGCTCGGTGAGCTGTCACGCGAGGGGCGGTCGGTGCTGCACGCCACGGGCTCGCGCTCCTTCACCCAGACCCTGCGCAAGGTGGCCGGCGCGCGGGCGCCGAGGGTGCAGAGGATGTTTCAGTACTTCAACTCGTTCATCACCGCTGAGCCCAACGACCTCGACGTGCTCATCCTCGACGAGGCCCACCGCATCCGCGAGACCTCCGTCAACCGGTGGACCAAAGCCGAGCAGCGCACGGGACGCCCGCAGATCGACGAGCTCTTCGCGGCCGCACGGGTGCCCGTCTTCCTGCTCGACGAGCACCAGGTCGTGCGCCCGGGCGAGCTCGGCACGGTGGACGACATCGAGAAGCACGCAGCGCAGCTCGGGATCATGGTGGAGCGGATCAGCCTCGACGAGCAGTTCCGCTGTGGCGGGTCGCAGGCCTACGTCGCGTGGGTGCAGCGGCTGCTCGGGCTCGAGCCCGGCGGCCCCATCCCCTGGTCGGGCGACGACCACTTCGCCGTCGAGGTCGTCGACTCCCCCGCCGAGCTGGAGCACGGGCTGGCCACCACGCACCAGCAGGGGTATGGCGCCCGGATGGCCGCCGGATACTGCTGGCCCTGGAGCGATCCGGGCCGCGACGGCACGCTCGTGCCCGACGTGTCGATCGGCGGGTGGTCGCGGCCGTGGAACCTCAAGGGCGACCGGTCGGTCGGCGGCGCTCCCGCCGCCGCGCTGTGGGCGACGGACCCGGCCGGGTTCGGGCAGGTCGGGTGCGTCTACACCGCGCAGGGGTTCGAGTACGACTACGCCGGCGTCATCATCGGGCCCGATCTCGTGTGGCGAGAGGGGCGCTGGGTGTCGGTGCGGAGCGCCAACCGCGACCCTGACTTCAGGAACCGCAGCACGGTCTCGGACGCCGACTTCGACCGGCTGGTGCGCAACGTCTACAAGGTGCTGCTCACGCGCGGGATGCAGGGGGTGAGCATCCACTCGACCGACGGGCCGACCAACGACTTCCTGCGCCACCTCACGGCGTAG
- a CDS encoding methyl-accepting chemotaxis protein gives MRRFRFTIKARIVAAMVLMLVVSMVGVVSYITGRSADEARRAGFAYADEVAQRNAAAAQRVMQGALDTAENLAPMLLANSATGRDRRVVNAELRSVLSTHPEYLGTWTCWEPNAFDGRDASFRNAGAGDDATGRLIPYWVRDAGAISQTPLVDYTKAGANDWYAIAATSRREKVLEPYVYQIGGKDVLMTSVAVPMIRGGKVVGVSGVDLTLASLQAVISGIRPLGTGSATLLSTSGNVVGGGSSQDVGKPADEGLRALAASSVKTGKSAERTLDVSGAETLQVAVPVRLGAGDTWSLVISVPTATIVAAANSTRTTGILIALAAVLIAALVAYFLARTIVRPIVRLRDRMAEIADGEGDLTQRAVVSDDEAGDLADAFNRFIEKVATTIRGIAESTAQLTSAAQQLDTVSAQLQSGAADASHQVGTASSASEQVSAGVQSIAAGADQMGASITEIASNATQAAQVASEAMAVAQRTNEQVGALGVASAEIGDVVKLISTIAEQTNLLALNATIEAARAGEFGKGFAVVASEVKELAHQTAQATQMISDRIGAIQLSSVSAATAITEIAEVITRISDFTMTIASAVEEQTATTSEMSRTVAEVAASSAGVADTINGVADVAASTAGSATTTQHAAANLSGLAADLTQLVGTFRY, from the coding sequence GTGCGCAGGTTCCGGTTCACGATCAAGGCGCGCATCGTCGCGGCCATGGTGCTCATGCTGGTGGTCTCGATGGTGGGAGTGGTCTCCTACATCACCGGTCGCAGTGCCGACGAGGCCCGACGGGCCGGCTTCGCGTATGCCGACGAGGTCGCCCAGCGCAACGCGGCGGCGGCGCAGCGAGTGATGCAGGGCGCCCTCGACACCGCGGAGAACCTCGCGCCGATGCTGCTGGCGAACTCAGCCACGGGTCGGGACCGGCGGGTGGTCAACGCCGAGCTGCGGTCGGTGCTTTCGACCCACCCCGAATACCTCGGCACGTGGACCTGCTGGGAGCCCAACGCGTTCGACGGACGCGACGCGAGCTTCCGCAACGCCGGCGCCGGCGACGACGCGACGGGTCGGCTGATCCCCTACTGGGTGCGCGACGCCGGCGCCATCAGCCAGACCCCGCTCGTCGACTACACCAAGGCCGGTGCCAACGACTGGTATGCCATCGCCGCGACCAGCCGCAGGGAGAAGGTCCTCGAGCCGTACGTCTACCAGATCGGCGGCAAGGACGTGCTCATGACGTCGGTGGCGGTGCCCATGATCCGGGGCGGGAAGGTCGTCGGGGTGTCGGGGGTCGACCTGACGCTGGCCAGCCTGCAAGCGGTGATCAGTGGCATCCGCCCCCTGGGCACCGGCAGTGCGACGCTGCTCAGCACGTCCGGCAACGTGGTCGGTGGCGGGAGCAGCCAGGATGTCGGCAAGCCGGCTGACGAGGGTCTGCGGGCCCTCGCGGCCAGCTCGGTCAAGACCGGGAAGAGCGCCGAACGCACCCTCGACGTCAGCGGCGCCGAGACGCTGCAGGTCGCCGTCCCCGTGCGGTTGGGGGCGGGTGACACCTGGTCGCTCGTCATCTCCGTGCCGACAGCCACCATCGTCGCCGCGGCGAACAGCACCCGCACCACCGGCATCCTCATCGCGCTGGCCGCGGTGCTGATCGCCGCCCTGGTGGCCTACTTCCTGGCCCGCACGATCGTGCGGCCGATCGTGCGGCTGCGCGACCGCATGGCTGAGATCGCCGACGGCGAGGGAGACCTGACCCAGCGCGCCGTGGTCAGCGACGACGAGGCGGGCGACCTGGCCGACGCGTTCAACCGCTTCATCGAGAAGGTCGCCACCACCATCCGGGGCATCGCCGAGTCGACGGCGCAGCTGACCAGCGCGGCGCAGCAGCTCGACACCGTGAGTGCTCAGCTGCAGTCCGGGGCCGCCGACGCCTCCCACCAGGTGGGGACGGCCAGCTCGGCGAGTGAGCAGGTCAGTGCCGGGGTGCAGTCGATCGCCGCCGGCGCCGACCAGATGGGGGCCTCGATCACCGAGATCGCCTCCAACGCCACCCAGGCCGCCCAGGTCGCCTCCGAGGCCATGGCCGTGGCTCAGCGCACCAACGAGCAGGTCGGCGCTCTCGGCGTGGCCAGCGCCGAGATCGGCGACGTCGTCAAGCTCATCAGCACCATCGCCGAGCAGACCAACCTGCTCGCCCTCAACGCGACGATCGAGGCGGCCCGTGCGGGCGAGTTCGGCAAGGGCTTCGCCGTGGTCGCCTCCGAGGTCAAGGAGCTCGCGCACCAGACCGCGCAGGCGACCCAGATGATCAGCGACCGGATCGGGGCCATCCAGCTCTCCAGCGTCTCGGCAGCGACCGCCATCACCGAGATCGCCGAGGTCATCACCAGGATCAGCGACTTCACCATGACCATCGCGTCGGCCGTGGAGGAGCAGACCGCCACGACCAGCGAGATGAGCCGCACCGTGGCGGAGGTCGCCGCCAGCAGCGCGGGGGTCGCCGACACCATCAACGGCGTGGCCGACGTCGCGGCCTCCACCGCCGGCAGTGCCACGACCACCCAGCACGCGGCGGCCAACCTCTCCGGACTTGCCGCGGATCTCACCCAGCTCGTCGGCACGTTCCGCTACTAG
- a CDS encoding IS630 family transposase, with protein MSRVEPLVLRVGDEKVLRGWLRSSTVSAGLAQRARILVLAAEGHSNAEISRRVGVSLPTVRLWRNRYTAGGLEQLDDLPRPGRQPVHDEQTIIAATLEPPPDRLGVTHWSARLLGDHLGVSFATIARIWRRWGLKPWKAETFKFSTDPELEAKIRDVVGLYLDPPAKAVVVCIDEKTQIQALDRTAPILPLRPGIPEKQTHDYKRNGTTTLFAALEVATGLVTDRCFQQHTNVEFLTFLKQVAKAYPRVPLHVVCDNYATHKHPNVRAWLAKNPRVHLHFTPTSGSWLNMVEIFFGIITRQAIRRGTYHSVADLEAAIGTYIDGWNERAHPFTWTKNADEIIAHAKPSPHRKKSYDTRH; from the coding sequence ATGTCACGTGTGGAGCCGTTGGTGTTACGGGTCGGGGACGAGAAGGTCCTGCGGGGGTGGCTGCGGTCCTCGACGGTGTCGGCGGGGTTGGCGCAGCGGGCACGGATCCTCGTTTTGGCGGCCGAGGGTCACAGCAACGCCGAGATCAGTCGGCGGGTCGGAGTGAGCCTGCCGACCGTGCGGCTGTGGCGGAACCGTTACACCGCAGGCGGGTTGGAGCAGCTGGACGACCTGCCCCGGCCGGGACGCCAGCCGGTGCACGACGAGCAGACGATCATCGCGGCCACGTTGGAGCCGCCGCCGGACCGTCTCGGGGTGACGCACTGGTCGGCCCGGCTGCTGGGCGACCACCTGGGGGTCAGCTTCGCGACGATCGCGCGCATCTGGCGCCGGTGGGGCCTCAAGCCGTGGAAGGCCGAGACGTTCAAGTTCTCCACCGACCCCGAGCTCGAGGCGAAGATCCGCGACGTCGTCGGCCTCTACCTCGACCCGCCCGCCAAGGCCGTCGTGGTCTGCATCGACGAGAAGACCCAGATCCAGGCATTGGACCGGACCGCGCCAATCCTGCCCCTGCGGCCGGGCATCCCGGAGAAGCAGACGCACGACTACAAGCGGAACGGGACGACCACGCTCTTCGCGGCGCTCGAGGTCGCGACCGGGCTGGTGACCGACCGGTGCTTCCAGCAGCACACCAACGTCGAGTTCCTGACCTTCCTGAAGCAGGTCGCGAAGGCCTACCCCCGAGTCCCGCTGCACGTGGTGTGCGACAACTACGCCACCCACAAGCACCCCAACGTGCGTGCCTGGCTGGCGAAGAACCCCCGCGTCCACCTGCACTTCACCCCCACGTCCGGGTCGTGGCTGAACATGGTCGAGATCTTCTTCGGGATCATCACCCGACAGGCGATCCGCCGCGGCACGTACCACTCCGTCGCCGACCTCGAGGCCGCGATCGGCACGTACATCGACGGCTGGAACGAGCGAGCCCACCCGTTCACGTGGACCAAGAACGCCGACGAGATCATCGCCCACGCCAAGCCCTCACCCCACCGGAAGAAGTCCTACGACACGCGACACTAG
- a CDS encoding nitroreductase family deazaflavin-dependent oxidoreductase: MSDWNQQIIEEFRANDGTVATMGFGRGLVLLHHIGAKSGTERIAPLAAIATDEGVWLIAASKAGAPDNPDWYHNLLAHPEVSLEAPGQGSVEVRARVLAGDERDAAWARFEAASEGFRSYQEKTTRVIPVVELSRR; this comes from the coding sequence ATGTCCGACTGGAACCAGCAGATCATCGAGGAGTTCCGGGCGAACGACGGGACGGTCGCCACGATGGGCTTCGGCCGCGGGCTCGTGCTGCTCCACCACATCGGGGCCAAGAGCGGGACCGAGCGGATCGCCCCGCTCGCCGCCATCGCGACCGATGAGGGGGTCTGGCTCATCGCGGCCTCGAAGGCCGGCGCACCCGACAACCCTGACTGGTACCACAACCTGCTCGCCCACCCCGAGGTCAGCCTCGAGGCGCCGGGACAGGGGTCCGTCGAGGTGCGGGCCCGGGTCCTCGCGGGCGACGAGCGCGACGCTGCGTGGGCGCGGTTCGAGGCCGCGTCGGAGGGGTTCCGGTCCTATCAGGAGAAGACGACGCGCGTCATCCCGGTGGTCGAGCTGTCGCGGCGCTGA